GTGCCAATGATGTTTTCCAACTTTATTTACtgtttgtgacacacacacacacacacacacacacacacacacacacacacacacacacacatacacacacacatatgtataaatataataagTACTTATTGCGTGTTTGTTCTTCTGtctctcctgctgtttgttCGTCCGACTTGGCAGACTCGTCGACCTCTCCAGGGCGCACACGCTCTTCAGCTCCCTCTGACCGTCGTCTCCGATCTCCTCCGTCTCATTGGACACCAGCGATGAGAGAGTGTGTCCGCCCGCCGCCCAGAGTAGTTTGACCTTGGGGTGACCTCCCTTCACCAGGAGAGAGAACACGCCGACCCCTTCACTGCTCCAACACACCGAGAGGGATGGAGCAATGTAGGGAGCAACTAAAGGAGTGACAACAGAAAGACTTAGTTCATGAAAAAGTTTAAAAGCAGGAAAAGTTatgtttttccccctctttgGGTTATTGTTTGGATATTATGGAGTTTTTTATActgagaaaatgtaaaataataactCTCGTCTCACAATAACAATTTAGTGTCTCAAAATGATTTGATATCTTTTAATTATGACTtagattcatttttatttatcactGGCGGAAATGGGCCTGCATAGGATAGCGCTGATGATAGTGAAAATACCgatattattatgattcatacCAATGTCAACATGTTTCCATTGCCTCTCAATGGGCTCCTGTAGTGAACAGTGCTCCACTCTGCACATAAtccctcctcgtctctcctTCTTCCCCTGACTCATTCCCTTCCTTTTCAGAAAGGCTGTGGCCCTGTAGATTCTGGGCTGAGTCTGTAAGGGGCCCCACAGCTCCCCTCCGTcgaccacctcctcctccctgtcatcctgctctccctctctgagcTTCAGCCAGGTCACTGTGACGTTCGGAGGGTAGAAATTTGTGATTTCACATCCCAAGGTTGAAGTCTGATCCGGGGAAGAGGCGGAGCTGAAGATTTCGGACACGCACGGCCTCCTCATGAAGCCTGTTTCAGAGTCAAGCAGAAAATCAAGCTTTAATTTTGTAtatcaaataaacatttcatgCCTTTTGCTTCCCTTGCTTCTTACCTCTGGTTTCGCGGGTGACTGGCTGCTTCAGGGCGATGTGGTGGACACTGACCCACACTTTTGTTCCTCCCTTTTCCAGTTCCCTCTGGGGCAACTTGCACTGGCTGTAGGCCGAAAAGAAACCCTCAGAGTTAGGCCTCGGGGAGGACGAGGCCTGGGAGGCCACAGGGCTCAGCTCACCCCCCTGACAGAACCAGCGGAAGGTGATGACGTCCGGATGGAAATGTGTTGCCCGTACAGTCATGCTGATgacatctgcaggacagagatgTGAGGGATGGAGCTTCTAACAATCAGGAATGTTCTACATGTATTGAGGGGATTAACTGTTGCTTTACCTGAGTCGTTTGGTGTCTCTGCCAGCTGGATTTCTGATACTTCAGGCGGAGCTGTGGGAGAAAATTTGTGATAATTTCGGTGGCATAAAAATGTGAAAGTCATAGAAAATGATTGAGAGGGAATAACTTCTTACACAGAATCGTGAACTTTTCGGACACCTTCTCCACCACGATCTTGTCCTTGCCAATGTAGGAGACCTGACACTTGAACACCGCCGACTTGTGGATTGAAATCTGGGGTATGAAGGTCATCGCGGAGATCAACTGCTGGGAGCCACTTCCAGTCGAGTGCAGCGGCCCCTCGGTGTGCAGCTTGTAGTAGGCCATCTCGCCTCTGGAGGGCAGCAGGGGGCCTTTCTCTGATGCTGTGGAGGTGAGAGTTAGACCGTAGGGCAGATGGATGGTGGTTAGGGGGTTATAGAGGCAGTTGAAGTTAGCTTTGGAGGTCCCTACGTGTGTGAGGTTGGTAAATTGTTAGCAGAATTatagtgtaaaagaaaaaacatggtcAGTTTCACGAACAGAATAAAAGATTCCTGTACCTTCATCAGTCCAAACTAcgttttatttcctgtttcttcAATATATCAGCCACTTCGCCCATTGTAGTTACACTGACCTTTCAATGTAGCTGCTGCCCAAAGTTTGCCATAACAGGCATGAGTGGTAAGTGCATTAAAGGTGCTATATATTGTGGTGGTGATGTTCGTCTGCTGGGAGCTTCAGCCATCATTGGGTTTACAAGACAAGAGGCAACGTGCGCCCTCTCGTGACCCCAGTGTTTCACATGCCAGCCCAGCTCTTGGCGAGTAAATGAACATTCGATACTGGACTTTCAATGATGCCTTCCCAAAAGTTGAGTAGAGTTTGAGAATAAGATTATAACCCTGTAATCTAGGGTTTCTACTCGATTAAGTAAAGAGTTGATGCTGGATATGTAGCAATAGCAATCCTTACATATACAGCTCCTTTAACCAAACCCTTTCTCTAAGGTTGTAAAAATCTCAAACATCAAACATATCGACTCGGTTCTTCTCACTGATCCGGTCCAGTCGGGTTTAAGAGGACAAAGACGGATTAATGAGCAATCACTGGTCATCTGGACGCTTCATCCGCTCTCCTACCTGTGAATGAGGTGTCGGAGATAGGGGTATCATTGAGGAACCAGGCTGTCTGGACTCGGTCCACTCTCCGGCCTTCGATGCTCACCGTCACTCGGCCCTTTTTACCAATGATCACGCGCGGAGGGAGAATGATCCCCGACACGGTGAGAGACTTCTGCTTCTCTGAAGGGAAAAACAAACGAGTTACCAGGAGTAAAAGCATAGTTAAGTTAAATCAATCGGATTTGATTGGTCAAATGAATTTAACACGGTGGTCTGAGGAAATGTGATTGTTTGTCAGATAAATGGAAGCATCAGCGCATGACAGTTTCTGACTCACCATCTCTTCTCCTCCAAGAAAAGCCGAAGCAGAGCAGGAAGACCAGCACTATAGAAATGCACATCAGAGCCACAGATGCTTTGGCTGATTTCGTCAACACCGGAGACTCATCTAACAGGAAACAGCATGAGGAAATAAATCCATCAAACAGTTATCTATAAGAAGACATGTGTTATCTCAATTAAGTATTACCTTGTGGATCCAGTTTCTCCATGTCTGCCGAGCCGCTGACTGGGACCATTACCCCAGGTTGGTTCACCAAGCACTCGACCCTCCCACCTTGCTCCCTCTGCTCGGGGCTCAAAGTATAATAGTGTCTGGTGCTGTAGGTCCCGTCTGGGTTTTGCTCGGTGGCCGGGGGCTCGGGAAGGCTTGTGCCATTTTGAATCCAGGACACCGAGACTTCCTCAGGGTAGAAACTCTCCAGGTCACAGTAGAGAGTGAGAGGAATGTTGCTGGAGTGCGACGGCAACGCAGAGAGACGCACAGACGGGagatctgatgaaaacatttatgaACCAGATGAAAAACTGTtctcacagaaaaaaagaaacgtgAGGAATCATCGGGATCACTTGTTAATGTGC
The Pleuronectes platessa chromosome 21, fPlePla1.1, whole genome shotgun sequence DNA segment above includes these coding regions:
- the si:ch211-180a12.2 gene encoding uncharacterized protein si:ch211-180a12.2 gives rise to the protein MRCKVLVYVGLLALIKHGSPREIQAGPDQYATLPCNVTLPVSVNESLITVSWISNGSAIASFGNVATQIKEGFFWRPSDFISGSFSLYVLRATLALQGVYECTVSYNSTILHSSNVTFSIIAPPTLSIPQQWVVLETECQFICNADGFYPPPVSFSWTRDGQVIHPPHPVQGEQAPDGFYTAVGNLTLYPSREDQNVTFGCRVLHNGNNQELDFQLNITYLPSVRLSALPSHSSNIPLTLYCDLESFYPEEVSVSWIQNGTSLPEPPATEQNPDGTYSTRHYYTLSPEQREQGGRVECLVNQPGVMVPVSGSADMEKLDPQDESPVLTKSAKASVALMCISIVLVFLLCFGFSWRRRDEKQKSLTVSGIILPPRVIIGKKGRVTVSIEGRRVDRVQTAWFLNDTPISDTSFTASEKGPLLPSRGEMAYYKLHTEGPLHSTGSGSQQLISAMTFIPQISIHKSAVFKCQVSYIGKDKIVVEKVSEKFTILSPPEVSEIQLAETPNDSDVISMTVRATHFHPDVITFRWFCQGGELSPVASQASSSPRPNSEGFFSAYSQCKLPQRELEKGGTKVWVSVHHIALKQPVTRETRGFMRRPCVSEIFSSASSPDQTSTLGCEITNFYPPNVTVTWLKLREGEQDDREEEVVDGGELWGPLQTQPRIYRATAFLKRKGMSQGKKERRGGIMCRVEHCSLQEPIERQWKHVDIVAPYIAPSLSVCWSSEGVGVFSLLVKGGHPKVKLLWAAGGHTLSSLVSNETEEIGDDGQRELKSVCALERSTSLPSRTNKQQERQKNKHAIKTKAAVTDPDAEGIEYIDEQVDGENNNIDREEDMNAEVDQDSDKEAVDDSGALHINRVNLSRGPRESERACMRVCVEITHAALKLPVYRTWTEPNEEMSSSA